From the Coffea eugenioides isolate CCC68of chromosome 1, Ceug_1.0, whole genome shotgun sequence genome, the window tcattTTGCGGCACCACTATCCGATTCTGAAATTCAAAATACCCTCGGAACTACATTAAAGTCTGAGATTTtccatttttgcacttttttttACCCATTTTTGCACATCTAGTCATTCTTCTGAGGATGCAACATTCAGCAATTAACAAATTTGATAGGATTCTTCTTTAATCTCTATCTTTACACTCGTGATCAATCTTACAATTTCCAGACCAACCTTATGGTCTAGTATTCAGCAACTGCATTTTCCAAAACCAAACTTGTGACCTAAGTCAATCATCTAAATATTTTCAAGCAACATTATGTCCTTCTACTCTCTGATAGCAAAATCATCCAGGACTAACCTCATATCTAGCTTTTGATACCAATTGTCGAATATAAACTTTGGGTTCTAATAATAAATGGTAAGAAATATAGAAAAACTCCTTGTGATTTCTTCGAAAGTCAACCAGTTGCCTTATAGTTTTGAAACATCCACGTAACCCCTTGGTGATTCAAACTAAAGTGAAACAGCACTTTTTGACCAGCTGTGACACCAGTAGCctatattttgtttatttttttttaaattttccgttcctttttttgtttgtttgttttgttttctattcttgtctttcttccttcttcctccaCTACCATGCAACCACCACTGCCACACCACCTCTTTCTCCTCCTTCCTTCCCTACCACCCGTCACCActtctttcttttctaaaaACATACCATCTTGACAAAACCACAGCATCCTGAAATTCCAAAGGCTTCCACACTATTCTTCATCTCtgtctgccctgaaaactcacaatCCATAATTTAATCTGCGCAAGAAATTGTTGGTTTTTTTCCTGGGCATCAAATGACAACAAAATTGATAACGGGGAGGATAATAGTAAACTAGTGAGCATGGAAGGGCTGAAAAATAGTAATAGCAATAGAATCGACAGTGACATTGGTGAGAATGGGAAGAACAGGAACAAGAATAGATGGGGATCTAGATTGAACCTCAAGTGGGTTGATCTGCTGTTAGACCCAGACCCGGATTACGTGGTGGCTGTGGGATTGACTGGGGTGTTGGCTTGGGCAAGCATGCAAGTGTTGCGGCAGGGTTTTGTGATTTCCTTTTTCATAGATATAGGTTTTTGATTAACCTATTCTATAGATGTAATGTTGAGATATTTTCTTAAACAGACGTGTATGTAAAAGATTTGAATGatgaggaggaagaggaagtgGGGAGGAGGGAGAGACAAGAAGAGCGTAGTGGCAGGTGGTAGGCGAAGGGGGCGGGTGGCAAGTGTGAAGGGGAGGATCacgaagaaaagaagaagatagggatatataattttttaaattttaaaagtgtcttaaaagttttaaaatttataaaacACCCATGATAGTTAAGTCAAAGGAATTTGAGCaccaaaataaaaggaaaagaatgaaaagaaaagaaaataggaaATAGGAGAATCACTAAAAACTTGACTccaataaaattactaaataaataaataaaaaacttctAGGTTTGGTTTATTTTACCAACAATTTCCATTCAATTTCTCATTAACTCGATTGCTAGTAAAAATTACCTACCATATTTTTTCTTAGGAGTATAGTGTGTGCCTTTAATTTGATAAACTTTCTGTACATACTAATTGAATTATGACCATGAAAAGTTCACCAATTTCTACAATATCCAATACGGCTGCAACGTTGTTTTATTGAAAATACTATATAATCTAATATCTACTCATATTAAACAAGTATGTTCCCAATAATACCGATTGAAATGCTGTACAATGAGAAAGACGGTTGAGATCACACCTCACCTTGAACAGCATTGCTTGGCTACAATTGTTCAACAAAATTTATTATGAAAAACTGCTCTAGAATAGACTTTGTAAATTCTTGAAGATTTTGGTAGAAAGAAGGGAGCTGTTGAAGATAGAAATACTTAGGGAAAGTGATTAGACCATATATCATAGAGAAACGAGACAAAGATGTACAGCTCTAAAAGAATTAAGACAACTATGGGAAGTTTCTTAACTTTCTTCAACGGCAGAGAAAGCTAGCTTTTTATAGAGTCCAAATTCACTTCGAGATGACTTCAAACGAAAATCAGACATGTAGAAGGCAATGTTGAACATATGttgttaaattcaaaatttaaggTGGAAACGAATTTTATTGCATGTGTAGATTAAGGTCAACTAAAAAAACTTAATGTTGTCTAAATGAATTAAAATTAAAGATAGATCAAGATGATATATTATGATGTCTTTTTCCATTATGTCCCTTAGAACACATGCTATGCACACAATAACAAAAGGGTTGAGTCCAACACTAATGTTTGATCTTATTCCCACTTCATGAATTGCGTTATAAATTTATACGTTTTTCATATAAGAATTTATACTTTATAAAATCTGTATCCGAGTCCTGCTGTTAAAATATCGAAACAATGACAGTTACAAACAGAAACAAATGCATAAAATATGATATGAAGGCCATCCAACCCTTATTTTCTTGACTATAACATTACCTTCTTTAAGCCTTTGAAGGTCATCCAACCCAAGTAATAGATACTTGGTATTCAGAGCTACAAACGAAATGCAAATACATAGTACAAGTTTTGTTTTGGACATTGATAATACAAATATTAAAACATATTGAACAAATCAAGCATGATGTTTTAAATTGTGACGCTGTGAAGGACCACAGTCTCAATAGTGAGTCCAGGTCCAAATCCAAAGAGCACACCCCATTCTAAACCATCCCCTGTGGTGTTGAATCCATCCTTGACTGCAGATTTTCTCATCTCATCAAGAGTAAAGAAGACACAAGCGCTTGACATATTTCCGTACTCACTTAGCACATACCTACTAACACGTAATTTTTCAGGATTTAAAGCCAATTTCTCTTCAACTTTGTCCAAAATCGCACGCCCACCAGGATGCGCAGCCCAGAAAATTGAGTTCCAATCAGAAATGCCAAGAGGCTCAAATGCTTCTTCCAAGATCTTTTCAATGTTCTCTGAGATTAATTCTGGGACATCTTTGAGAAGAAAGAATGTAAGCCCAGCCTCACGAAGATGGCCACCAATAGCATTGGGGCTATCAGGGAGAAAAGTTTGGGAGGCTGAGACCAACTGAAACAAGGGCTGCTCAACTCCAGGAACCGGGTCAGCACCAATTATGACCGCGGCTGCCCCATCTCCGAACAGGGCCTGACCAACAAGACTATCAAAATGCTTATCACTCGGACCCCTGAACGAAATTGCTGTGAGTTCCGAGCAGACGATAAGGACACGGGCACCTTTGTTGTTCTCGGCCAAATCCTTGGCTAGCCGGAGAACCGTCCCTCCAGCATGACAACCTTGTTGGTACATCATGTACCGTTTCACCGATGGCCGGAGGCCCAGTAGCTTGGCCAGCTGATAGTCTGCTCCAGGCATGTCCACGCCACTTAGGGTACAGCAGACAAGATGGGTGATCTTGGACTTGGACTGACCCCATTCCTCTATAGCTTTTTGGGCAGCTACTTTGCCCAGTCTTGGTACTTCATCAACCATCATGTCTTGCCTTGCATCCAGTGAGGGTTCCATAAAAGTACAAATATTGGGATTTTGCCTCAGAATTTCCTCAGTCAGGTACATGTACCGCTTCCTAATCATGGTCTTCTCACCTACGATAAAAAgtaaacattttaaaaaaattggaatAATTCTAGTTTGCACTCTCCAACTTATACTCTATTCTCACTTTGCATCTTAAAGTTTAATTTATGACATTTTGCGCTCTAACCTCTCATATTTGTCTCATTTAAATCCAATTGATACCATCATTAGCAAAACTAATGGAATTGAGGATCTTGTAATTCAATGATAATGTTTTTTTGACTACTTTCAgaacaattttattattttgcatGATCCTCTATTCCATTAATATTGCTAACATTGTTACTGATCAGATTTAAGTGGAGCAAACATGAGAGATTAAGTTACAAaatattgaaaattgaaatttaaaatgtaAAATGAGAGTGATGATATAGGAAAATTGGGTTTCATCTAGTCGGCGCAATGTCTTATTTCCATCAAGAAAGTGCACTTACAAATTTGTCTATTCTATGCTTCTGCAAATGACCGAATCAAGAAATCACCACATCCTGACACGAAAACTTTGACCACAAGGGAAGCAAATTCTGACCTTTAATTCTTAAATGTGAAATTCCACATATCATGCGTCTCAATCAGCAACATAATTTAGCGGCCGAAATATGCAAACACAAAAGTTTTATACAACAAAATAACATGCAAATCTCTATATTACAATTTCAAATATAGCTTCacatattttagtcatttctgcGTGTATATGGTACAATAGCAAGCACACACTCGGCAGACCTGGCCCAAACATGTTTCTTTTATCATACAACTTGAGGCTTGTGGAATAAGCCAAAAGCATGAAAATGAGAATTTCTGTTTTGATCAATCGACGTGGAAGCATGTTTATGGAATTATTTCACACACGATTCTCGAATAACAAAGAGAAAGATTCACGATCAAATCTCGAATAATTCACAAGAACCTTAAGGAACTTGAgagaaaatgatagaaaaaaccaaaaaaaaatttgataataaTTGGCAAAAGTCTAAATAACAAAGTCCTACCACGCCTATATTTATAATAGAGAAGTTCTAAAccaacaagaaaaagaaacaaaattaataaaGGAAAATGACTAAAATAAGGAGACGACGTCCAATGAATTCCAGATACCTACAAGAATAAGTATGCGAGCTGTGAAAAATTTCAAATGCATTgcttctttcttgttttcttcatGTGGTCCCTGATAAGTGTATATTTTGTGTTTTAAGTGTTCTTTATTATTTGGTTCTGGTGTGTTCTAGtcatttttataaataattttggtttaagtgagaaaaagtgcattttttatCACTTATGGAGTGAATTTTTTATCATATAgagtgaattgagaagatatttgaatGATTACTGATGATTTAAAGTGAACATGCAGTATAAAAGTATCATAGTATGAAAAGCAATCAagtattaaaaaagaaatgtttGACAGCTTTGACagtttttgatattttaactATATTTTGAGCTAAAAGTATTGAATTGAGGTTATTCTGAAGCCATTTTGAAGTTAAGACaaaatctacatttcttatgaagacatcaaaattcAGCACATAGTTTTCTTTattaaaaagttgaaatacagtcagtcatttttgttgtcaaaagttgaaatagagTTTTGACTAGTTAGgaatattttggtcattttaaaacctacagagctccaaattaAATGATTCTTGATACATtgaaaagctaactcaaaggactGCAACTTTCATGTTGTGTACAAGAGTTAATCCAGCCttcatcattgagaaaatatcagCTGAATTAGTGCAAAAGTAGAGCACAGTTGAAGACTAATTAGAAAAGTGCAAACTTATAAGGGAGGCAATACGCGGGTAAAATACGTGACCTTACATTGACCTTGCACATTCTCAAGAAAGTTGTGCAACTTGCATAGTCAATTGATCTATTTTTTTCACAACTTTTTACAACTCAATTCCTGCAAGAATTTTGACTGTAACTATAATGAAGAGTATAGAGACTTGTAGAAGAATATTTTGGGAATCTCAAGAAGTATTTTACATGAAATTTAACAATTCATTTGGAGATTGAATTCATCTATAAATAGGGGGTTTGAACACGTATTTTCACTACTTTGGAAGGCTGGAGACATTACTAAAATATGATATTCACtaatttttcttagttcattagtataacatagttagtgtagtttatccatcttgtacgtgtagttagatttggatgaagaattaaGGAGCAAGATGGAGAGTTGGAACttatgtgacaagggtgacttctcccttatcactttctcttttgtatttgagtttatatttagctataatacaagtatGGTCTCTTCTTTCATTCTCTTCATGTTTTGCTAAAGTTTATGCTTAGAATTATAGATAaactttctatattttgttaGTGATATtgacttggttatttgatgatattattttgaacaaattatttagcatttttgcttatctaatcatgattaactggctattaattgtgataatcttaaagGTGTTAAGCTTACAATAAAAATTGAGATTTGTCACTAGTTCAAGGAGGTGCTAAATCTAGGGAGTATACTCACAAGAGTAGAGGTGTACCTTCATGACTTTAATGGTTTGTTctatgtaatttcatagaagaaataaacttgtaattaattttataaccacaagagtaggtatggcttaactacaagtatagttgattcattaCGAGAGTAGATTTCACACACATTAGGTatttacaccataactagctaAGATAATAACATTAAATTAATTGGTAATTTCACTTGCAAGAGTATTGAGAAATTCCATAGCTTAAggagattattattattatttttattacttttattttatgtttgcAATGTAGATTTAATCTTTTGCATTTATGGTAGTCTAATAATAAAGGAATTCGAAAACCATCAGTAATTGACAATTTTTCCTGTGAGATCGACACCTAATACCCTGTATTCGATAAACGATTTGTATACTCGTAGAAAATGGGGTATTTaggttttattaaaatttagTACAGGGTAGAAtctcgtcaagtttttggccCTGTTGTTAGGAAAGATTTGGTTTAATATCGGTGCTAAgaacaactttattagtttagacacttttattagtttttcttattttcatcGTATCAAGTGTCTTGTTTGTTATGTTCTTGTTGAgtcttttattttgtgtttaatatctTGCTTTTGTTTGGGCCTTTTAAGCTATTCTTCTTAACTAATCttgcttttgaaattgtttGAAAGTATTTTTAGGTTATAAGGAAGATAGTAAACAAAAGTGGATAAAAGTTTGAAAGAAGAAAGTTGGGCATTAGACTACAATTTTCAAAACTACAACTATAGAGATAACCAAAGGGGGTacgaaggtatgtcttttgaagatggtttaaggagTTTAAAGGTTAAACTTGATTTTATAACATTAAAAATTCAATTGGACACCATTACAAATATGTTTGAATGcaagaggaatgttaatgctttcaATTCTAATCATATGAGTTGTGACTTGTGTGAAGGTTATCATGTTACTCATACAtatatgcaagcacaaaatatggattatttTGACGAATTTGAGCATTtcaatccttattttgatcaatatggtTCTAATTGGGGTAATTCTTATGCTTGTaattggaataatcaatgtggATATAATGATTCTctatatttttatgattatcaATATGAATTTGTCCAATTTGAATcaaagccatcttgggagttagctattgAAAGGTTAGctaatgtacttttgttttggGAATTAGCAATTAAAAGGCTAGCTCATGTGACTTTCGACTGCTTTGATATGCTTGAGGATAGATTaaatgaattagcttctcacatAGGTAGAATTGAAAATCAATTCTGTtatttgtgtgaagttatttcttctaatcacatgcAAATCGACCCTACTATGAATAGTGGAAAAGTTGTATGTGAaagtggattgcattttgatcaaaataatgGATCTAATTCATGTTTCAATGAGGAATTGTCCATTTCACATAATTATGTCTTTAAAACTAATGTTGAACCTCAAGAGATGAGCATGAATGATTCACATTCAATCCCTCTTGAGAAGTATTTTAGAGAAGTAAGTTCTAAGGATATTATCACCCAAGAAGGATATGCCAACGTTCCTTGAAACACTTGAGATAGGTAAGTTTCTTCTATCTCTAATATTATTTAattatgtggctttgctattgACCACCTTTCGTGGATTCACCATGacttaaaatggtggattagTCATTAATAAAACcttcttgaaaaatgaggtgaaatagtcaaccTATTGACTATAAAGAAGTGCTAAttaggaggcaacccaatgttttgtgTTACTTTATTTCATTTAAGAGTGTTTTTatgtttgttatttattttaaagtatgtttgttatatttgtgcTTGAGAAAGAAGGCAAAGTCACTTTTTGAGATCAATGAGGTTAAGGAAGATCAAAGAACCCAATCTCTCAATTTGAATAATTATGTTTTTGATGTGTTATAGTGGCTTGgaatgcatgtttagattattttaaatataagtGAATTGATTATTTTAGCAATAGAGTGATCTAGATTGCATATTCCAAAATGAGGGTTTTGCCCATGAAAGTTGACAAAGTGCAGATTTTCTGCATAAAGTTGCAGAAAATTGAAAATGGGGACCAAAAACACGGCCTTACCGTCATTTTCAGACCGCATTTTAGTGTATCTTCATGCATTCTGGGCAAAATGCAGGTCAAAACGTGACCCAGCCCGTGTTTTATGCTTGTTTTCAAGTTTGTCTATATATGCGACCTCATACCCACGTATTACCCCCGCATATTCAAGTCAACATGTTTAAATGCAAAACACGTCTCATTTTTCTCAtacttcctcttcttcctcacaTACCcaaacacactaacacacacatttcaccaaacttcattgtcattcatttttcttaattaaacaAACGCTTCAAACACCTCATAGAACTAACTCATGGATCCTCAAAATGTCTAAGCTACTATTAAGCTTACAATATGCATATATTTCTCAATCATTGAGAAAAACCTCAGTCTTACTGCCAAGAAAAAACTAGAATAGTTTGTCTTAAATAGTAGGAAAAGTTGTGTTACAATAGGAAAAAAGATTTACCTTTCTTTCGAGAGTTTCAACATGAAACCAATATCATTTGATGGTTTGAGTAAAGTATTCAAGGCCACGTATTTTAAGCATTCTTACACTGTGAAGCATGTAGGAAGATACCAAGTTCTAGGCCAAGTTTTACGTGCAAAATTTCCGCTTAAAAACCAGCTATTTTGCGAGATTTtcttataaaagaaaaagaaaaaaaaaagaaatagaagtaTGAGAAATCAAACAGATtcaagagaaaaagaataagGATTTATGCTTACAAATGCGCTTAAACTTTTCTTTAAGCTCAGTCATATGCTCACTCTTAGTGATGCGAAAATAGTAATCCGGATAAGTGCTTTGCTCAACAAAATTTGGTGGTGTAGCGGTTCCAATAGCCAAGATCGTCGCCGGTCCTTCGGCCCGTTGAGCCCTCCTAATTTCCTCGACGGTAACCATATTTGCCCTGAAAGATTTAAGATTGACTAATTGGTACAGAAAATAAGGTAGGTAAACCTAGCACCTGCTAGCTTGCAATGCTAGAAAACTAGAAATGGTGGTCGTGCGAGTCTGCCAAAATATATACTTTATATAGTACTGAaattggataatttttttttatgcaagCCGAGAATCACGTGTATAGGGAACGTTGTATTGTTGATTCTaaattttggtacctcatttcGAGTTCCAATTTCCCAGTATAACTCAGAATTTTGGCGTCAGGTTTGGGCTCTGGATTTATCCCTTAAAACAAGTTACAACGTTAGCAGTTGAACGTTCTGATTTTAAGAAATTTACTAGTATTACTTTAATAATTCATGTAGAAGTTGGGGCATACGATTTTTGGCAAGCAACGAGCACTTGGTCTCGTATGACAAAAATTGTGTTTCATTCCAGATTAAGAAACTGCATGATTCTTGTTTTCCCTAGAGTATGTATGAAGCAAATGATTTAAACCAATATTTTACTATGCTAACATTATATTTTAGAATAAAAATATTGGCATTAGGTCAAAGACAACatcattgaattttttttctaataccAGTTTGACACTCAATTACACATGGAGAACCATAAATTCAGACCATGGATTCACTTGTGAACTTGTGGCTTACTGAACAGCCATTTGGCTATTAAATATACAACATCCTCCAAGAATGGACTCATAGATTGGAcccatttaattattttttcgtAATAGTAGCGACTGTTAGAATTATAATTAGAAAACAAATTGTGTGTTGATAAAATAGTTCAGTAAACAAGTGCATAAAACCTATATTCATAATTATACAATGTCTGTAAAAATAGAAAATCTAATCTATGTTATGTAAACTATACAATGTAGCGATACAATGTCCAATCAAGGATTTAAAACTAATGTAACGAATACAGAcacaaaaaataacaaatatgAACATTGATATACCAAATGTGGTCATGACACCCTTAGTTTTTTCTTGTATTTCGTTTCATTTGTTTTTAATACGCAGTTATGTTATATAGGAGGATAACATTCTTTGTAAAGCTTTCACTGATGATTAATAAAagaatcccaaaaaaaaaaaagaaaaattcaaagacGAGCTGCACATAATTCCATATTTTGGTACCTAGTTTCGAGTTTCAATTTCCCAGTATAAACTCAGAAATTTGGTGTCATATTTGGGCTCAAGATTTATCCACAGTTGGATGTGCTGATTTTCATGAACAATTGATTTAGTAGTATTAATTTAATaatctaaaatattttttattattattcaaaTATCAATATCAAGCTACCGCTCCGGCCACCATTTGTTACTATAGTTGTCTAGACTTGTTCACCATGTCTTTCATGAGCTATCTCTTTCAAGTCCATCTCTTCTTTCAAAGAAAGACCCAGAAAAGAAAACTTTTTTTCCCAAGCATCTGAATTATGTTAATTTTATGGTTCAGTTTCAATTATTAAAGTTTCCTTAGGCACCTTGGAATAAGGACTTGCCCCGTctgttatttttatttctcATGAGAAAATTAGCTCAAGCTTTGGTTTTGAATTATGGTACTGTTGAAGGGGAAAATGAAATAGATTCTATTGATGAATGATGGATAACAGGACCGGGAAAAATGCTCTTTTCATCCACAATATTTAAGGTGTTAGTCAATTTCATCCCtaaaatttcatgtaaaagtatttcatcctcataattttacaattttgaccaattttgtccctaaaatttttatagaacacatttcatcctcatagTTTCATTCTACCAATTGAGGACAATTAAATGATTGTTAACCAATTTGGACATAATACCATCATACGTCCCATTAGTAATTGTATTATTAATACTTAATTAGTTATTGAATTAAACTACAAAAATAACAAGTGTTTTTTGATAGGAGactatctattttttttttaattgtgatatgatttatttgagataaaacAAGTAGATTGAAAGATAAATAGATGATTGAAAAACATGTATATGAtgcaacaaaataaaattttgcaaataatgtCAATCCAAACCATTATTTCTTTCgcattaatattttttttccaattagtTGTAATGGGGTTGTTTGACATTTTTCTCCAATTGATTATAGTGGGGTTGTTTCTTTTCCACGActtcattttctttgaatcatCTTGCTCGATTGTAATTAAGAAAAGAGTGATGGTGGCTAAAAATTTCTTAGATTTTTTTTGGTactaaaatgagaaagtgaattaagaaaagatttatgaactttttgttgatccaatattttttttactaataGGCATGCTATGGTCAAGTGACGATATTCCATTTAAATTGCTTGACAATCCATCAACTATCCTCAATTAGCCAAATTTGAGAAACTATGATGATGAAACATGTTTCCATGAAACTTTAAGgatgaaattggtcaaaattataaaattataaagataaaatgtgttttgcatgaaattttatGGACGACATTGATTAACATCTTAAACATTAGGGATGAAATGTGCAATTTTTTCGGACATGATAGGTGGAAAAATAAGGCAAGTGTCGTTGACGTAATTTCGAGCCATCCAGTTACTGTTTGCTGATACATGGATTCCCATTGGTACCATGTTCATTTAGATT encodes:
- the LOC113777602 gene encoding chalcone synthase 2-like, whose translation is MVTVEEIRRAQRAEGPATILAIGTATPPNFVEQSTYPDYYFRITKSEHMTELKEKFKRICEKTMIRKRYMYLTEEILRQNPNICTFMEPSLDARQDMMVDEVPRLGKVAAQKAIEEWGQSKSKITHLVCCTLSGVDMPGADYQLAKLLGLRPSVKRYMMYQQGCHAGGTVLRLAKDLAENNKGARVLIVCSELTAISFRGPSDKHFDSLVGQALFGDGAAAVIIGADPVPGVEQPLFQLVSASQTFLPDSPNAIGGHLREAGLTFFLLKDVPELISENIEKILEEAFEPLGISDWNSIFWAAHPGGRAILDKVEEKLALNPEKLRVSRYVLSEYGNMSSACVFFTLDEMRKSAVKDGFNTTGDGLEWGVLFGFGPGLTIETVVLHSVTI